In Horticoccus luteus, the following proteins share a genomic window:
- a CDS encoding lipopolysaccharide assembly protein LapA domain-containing protein — protein MNWRVILSLLLLLVLGIFGLQNTTVLTVTFFGWSGQLSQALLIAICGGLGVLLGFLLGVSCKSRRKSRV, from the coding sequence ATGAACTGGCGCGTCATCCTCTCCCTCCTGCTTCTTCTCGTGCTCGGCATTTTCGGCCTGCAAAACACCACCGTGTTGACGGTCACGTTTTTCGGCTGGTCCGGGCAGCTTTCGCAGGCGCTCCTGATCGCGATCTGCGGAGGTCTTGGCGTGTTGCTCGGATTTCTGCTCGGGGTCTCCTGCAAATCGCGACGCAAATCCAGAGTGTGA